In one window of Ruminococcus albus AD2013 DNA:
- a CDS encoding AAA family ATPase translates to MIKFAVYGKGGIGKSTIACNISAALAAKGLTVMQIGCDPKADSTSLLHGGDRIPTVLDMTRKTGGKFTLDDVVFKTPSGVYCVEAGGPVPGLGCAGRGIINALESLEKLGAYEVYKPDVVVYDVLGDVVCGGFSMPMRKGYADKIFVVCSGEKMSRYAAANICMAVENFKGRGYASLGGIILNRRGVPDEDEAAEELAADFNTSVIGTLDRSEDIPLAEEMGKAIVASAPECETSKQLKAIADAVYAICGGE, encoded by the coding sequence ATGATTAAATTTGCTGTATACGGAAAAGGCGGCATAGGTAAATCCACCATCGCCTGCAATATCTCGGCGGCACTGGCTGCAAAAGGTCTTACCGTCATGCAGATAGGCTGTGACCCCAAGGCGGATTCAACATCGCTTCTCCACGGCGGCGACAGGATACCTACCGTGCTTGATATGACCCGCAAAACAGGCGGCAAGTTCACCCTTGACGATGTGGTCTTCAAGACCCCAAGCGGAGTATACTGCGTTGAAGCCGGCGGACCTGTCCCGGGACTGGGCTGTGCGGGCAGAGGTATAATCAATGCCCTGGAAAGCCTTGAAAAGCTGGGTGCTTATGAGGTATACAAGCCCGATGTTGTGGTCTACGATGTCCTCGGCGATGTGGTATGCGGAGGATTCTCCATGCCCATGCGCAAGGGCTATGCTGATAAGATATTCGTTGTCTGTTCGGGCGAGAAAATGTCCAGATATGCGGCGGCAAATATCTGCATGGCTGTTGAGAATTTCAAGGGCAGAGGATACGCTTCTCTTGGCGGCATAATACTAAACCGCAGGGGAGTACCCGATGAAGACGAAGCGGCAGAGGAGCTTGCGGCTGATTTCAATACATCTGTCATAGGTACTCTCGACCGCAGTGAGGATATACCTCTTGCGGAAGAAATGGGCAAAGCGATAGTGGCTTCCGCTCCCGAATGTGAAACTTCAAAACAGCTGAAAGCAATAGCCGATGCGGTATACGCTATTTGCGGAGGTGAGTGA
- the hydE gene encoding [FeFe] hydrogenase H-cluster radical SAM maturase HydE has product MSKALIDKLNKDKHLEKEEWVTLLSGYTDDDRAYAAGIAREISNSRFGNKIFIRGIVEFSNICKNDCYYCGIRRSNTNVQRYRLTPDEILDCCDEGYELGFRTFVLQSGEDKSYTNDTLCDIVRRIKAAHPDCAVTLSLGELTYDEYKALREAGADRYLLRHETADKAHYEKLHPAEMSWDDRMECLKYLKELGYQTGAGIMVGSPYQTMECIAEDMLFFESFKPEMIGIGPFLPHKDTPFRDEPKGSYELTLFLLSLCRIILPDVLLPATTALGTIRPNGREEGVKAGANVIMPNLSPTAVRKKYMLYDNKICTGDESAQCRGCLEMRMKSIGYEVAVSRGDHI; this is encoded by the coding sequence ATGAGCAAGGCTCTTATAGATAAACTGAACAAGGATAAGCATCTCGAAAAAGAAGAATGGGTGACCCTTTTATCTGGGTATACCGATGATGACAGGGCTTACGCCGCGGGTATCGCACGGGAGATAAGTAACTCGCGTTTCGGAAATAAGATATTCATTCGCGGTATCGTGGAATTTTCAAACATCTGTAAGAACGATTGCTACTACTGCGGAATAAGACGTTCCAATACCAATGTTCAGCGGTATCGGCTTACCCCCGATGAGATACTCGACTGCTGTGACGAGGGTTATGAACTTGGTTTCCGTACCTTTGTTTTGCAGAGCGGCGAGGATAAGAGCTATACTAACGATACCCTCTGTGATATCGTTCGCAGGATAAAGGCGGCTCACCCCGACTGTGCTGTTACACTTTCTCTCGGTGAACTGACCTATGACGAATACAAGGCACTGAGAGAAGCAGGTGCCGACAGATATCTTCTGCGCCACGAAACAGCCGACAAAGCCCATTATGAGAAACTTCACCCCGCCGAAATGTCATGGGATGACCGCATGGAATGTCTTAAATATCTGAAAGAACTGGGATACCAGACAGGTGCGGGTATAATGGTGGGTTCACCCTACCAGACTATGGAGTGTATCGCCGAGGATATGCTTTTCTTTGAAAGCTTCAAGCCAGAGATGATAGGCATAGGACCATTCCTGCCCCACAAGGATACACCTTTCAGGGACGAACCCAAAGGCAGTTACGAACTGACACTTTTCCTGCTGAGTCTGTGCAGGATAATTCTCCCCGATGTTCTCCTGCCCGCAACTACTGCCCTCGGCACGATACGTCCCAACGGCAGGGAGGAAGGTGTAAAGGCAGGCGCTAACGTTATAATGCCCAACCTTTCCCCGACAGCGGTGAGAAAGAAATATATGCTTTACGATAACAAGATATGTACAGGTGACGAAAGCGCACAGTGCCGCGGATGTCTTGAAATGAGAATGAAGTCCATCGGCTACGAGGTAGCTGTATCAAGAGGTGACCATATATGA
- the hydF gene encoding [FeFe] hydrogenase H-cluster maturation GTPase HydF, with the protein MGLNDTPSGERVHIGFFGRRNAGKSSVVNAFTNQELAIVSDTPGTTTDPVYKAMELLPMGPVMIIDTPGYDDEGELGELRVRKTSEVLGKTDCAVLVTDCTRELDESEKQLIKLFEGRRIPYVIAKNKSDLLDSIPTEDKNEIYVSALNKTMINELREKVAQLTDYKEQSVPLVGDLIGEGELAVLCIPIDKAAPKGRLILPQQQVIRDLLEHGSAALTCRETELKGFLEQLNPKPAVVITDSQVFAKANEATPVDIKLTSFSILMARYKGFLEPAVRGAKAIDALKDGDRILISEGCTHHRQCEDIGTVKLPKLLKKYTGKDFRLEFSSGREFPDDLTDYALVIHCGGCMLNAREMSSRMMTVEEAGVPVTNYGIAIAYMNGILERSLEIIPEIN; encoded by the coding sequence ATGGGACTTAATGACACACCCTCGGGCGAGAGGGTACACATAGGCTTTTTCGGACGCAGGAATGCGGGCAAATCAAGCGTGGTTAACGCTTTTACAAATCAGGAACTGGCGATAGTATCGGATACTCCCGGTACGACTACCGACCCTGTATATAAGGCGATGGAACTTCTTCCGATGGGACCCGTAATGATAATTGACACCCCCGGTTACGATGATGAGGGTGAACTGGGTGAACTCAGGGTCAGAAAGACCTCAGAGGTGCTTGGCAAGACTGACTGTGCAGTTCTCGTTACGGACTGTACCAGAGAACTGGACGAGAGCGAAAAACAGCTGATAAAGCTGTTTGAAGGCAGGCGCATACCCTATGTCATCGCTAAGAACAAGTCCGATCTTTTGGATAGTATCCCGACCGAGGATAAGAACGAGATATATGTCAGTGCCCTCAACAAGACCATGATAAACGAACTGCGCGAGAAAGTCGCACAGCTTACCGATTATAAGGAGCAGAGCGTTCCGCTGGTGGGCGACCTTATCGGTGAGGGTGAACTTGCGGTGCTGTGTATACCTATCGATAAGGCAGCACCTAAGGGCAGGCTGATACTCCCTCAGCAGCAGGTGATACGCGACCTGCTTGAACACGGTTCTGCTGCGCTGACCTGTCGGGAAACGGAGCTGAAAGGTTTTCTGGAACAGCTGAACCCGAAGCCCGCGGTAGTTATAACCGACAGTCAGGTATTTGCAAAGGCGAATGAAGCTACCCCTGTGGATATCAAGCTGACATCTTTCTCCATACTCATGGCGAGATACAAGGGATTTCTTGAACCTGCCGTGCGGGGCGCAAAAGCGATAGATGCTCTTAAAGACGGCGACAGGATACTGATCTCCGAGGGTTGCACCCACCACCGTCAGTGCGAAGATATCGGAACTGTGAAGCTGCCGAAGCTGCTGAAAAAGTATACAGGCAAGGACTTCAGGCTGGAGTTCTCATCGGGCAGAGAATTCCCCGATGACCTTACAGATTACGCCCTTGTTATACACTGCGGCGGCTGTATGCTGAATGCCCGCGAGATGAGCAGCAGAATGATGACTGTCGAAGAAGCAGGTGTTCCCGTTACGAATTACGGCATCGCCATCGCTTACATGAACGGAATACTCGAAAGAAGTCTGGAGATCATCCCTGAAATAAACTAG
- a CDS encoding TM1266 family iron-only hydrogenase system putative regulator produces MQTRVAVISIIIEDVSSVESINSILHEFGEYIFGRMGVPYRAKGINIISIAIDAPQDKINTLAGKIGRLNGVTAKTVYSTV; encoded by the coding sequence ATGCAGACAAGAGTAGCGGTTATTTCTATCATTATTGAAGACGTCAGCTCTGTGGAAAGCATAAATTCCATACTGCACGAATTCGGCGAGTACATTTTCGGCAGGATGGGAGTGCCTTACCGTGCCAAGGGCATCAACATCATAAGCATCGCTATCGATGCACCGCAGGATAAGATAAATACCCTTGCGGGCAAGATAGGCAGACTTAACGGTGTTACCGCCAAGACGGTATATTCAACGGTCTGA
- a CDS encoding MATE family efflux transporter, whose product MNEVREKNPLGYERIPMLLCKFALPSVIAMLVSSLYNVVDQIFIGKGVGPLGNAATGVAFPLTTICMAITLAIGIGTASRYSLYLGKHEEENAAKTVGCGLCMMFVFGILLTVVTELFLHPMLMAFGATKYVYPYAYDYTKITALGMPFIVVMNGMSNLARADGSPQYSMTTMIIGAVINTVLDPIFIFKFDWGVSGAAWATVIGQVVSGIFALMYLKKLKRITLRREHIRLSLSQMLTTLTMGMSNGLTQIALTLVQIVMNRSLTKYGELSPYGSDIPLAASTIVMKVNSIVLAIIIGILQGMQPIVGFNYSARQYERVKGVYRLAIKCELVITIIAFAVFQIFPKQVLSLFDSSDKQETALYFDFAVKFMRTFLLMLPLTGIQMISSNFFAAIGKPVKGAVLSLTRQVLFLIPLVLTLAYFFGLNGIMAAAPISDLIAFIVVMVFIKRETEQMDKVTRILAEYKIKLPV is encoded by the coding sequence TTGAATGAAGTAAGAGAAAAGAACCCTTTGGGTTACGAAAGAATTCCGATGCTGCTGTGCAAATTCGCACTGCCCAGCGTTATAGCCATGCTGGTAAGTTCGCTGTACAACGTCGTTGACCAGATATTCATAGGCAAGGGCGTGGGACCGCTTGGAAATGCCGCAACAGGCGTGGCTTTCCCGCTGACTACGATATGTATGGCGATAACCCTCGCTATCGGCATAGGTACAGCTTCAAGATATTCGCTGTATCTCGGCAAGCACGAGGAAGAAAATGCCGCCAAGACAGTAGGCTGCGGTCTTTGCATGATGTTCGTTTTCGGCATACTGCTGACAGTAGTAACGGAGCTGTTTCTCCACCCTATGCTTATGGCTTTTGGTGCAACCAAATATGTATACCCATACGCCTACGATTACACTAAGATAACCGCTCTGGGTATGCCTTTCATCGTAGTAATGAACGGCATGAGCAATCTCGCGCGTGCTGACGGCAGTCCGCAGTATTCCATGACCACTATGATAATCGGCGCCGTGATAAATACCGTACTCGACCCTATATTCATATTCAAATTTGACTGGGGAGTATCGGGCGCTGCTTGGGCAACAGTCATAGGACAGGTGGTATCAGGCATATTCGCCCTTATGTACCTTAAAAAGCTGAAGCGCATAACTCTCCGCCGCGAACACATCAGGCTGAGTTTGAGCCAGATGCTCACCACACTTACAATGGGCATGAGCAACGGTCTTACACAGATAGCCCTCACTCTCGTGCAGATAGTCATGAACCGCTCACTCACCAAATACGGCGAACTTTCGCCCTATGGCTCGGATATTCCCCTTGCCGCCAGCACCATCGTAATGAAGGTCAATTCCATCGTACTCGCCATAATAATAGGAATTTTGCAGGGTATGCAGCCCATCGTAGGCTTCAATTACAGTGCAAGACAGTACGAACGCGTAAAGGGCGTGTACAGGCTTGCAATAAAGTGCGAACTTGTAATTACGATAATAGCCTTTGCGGTATTCCAGATATTTCCGAAACAGGTGCTTTCGCTCTTCGATTCGTCAGATAAACAGGAAACTGCTCTTTACTTCGATTTCGCGGTAAAATTCATGAGGACTTTCCTGCTGATGCTTCCGCTGACAGGTATCCAGATGATATCCTCGAATTTCTTTGCAGCCATCGGCAAGCCCGTAAAAGGCGCAGTTCTCTCACTCACAAGACAGGTGCTGTTCCTTATCCCGCTTGTGCTGACACTCGCCTACTTCTTCGGATTAAACGGCATAATGGCAGCCGCTCCAATATCCGACCTTATAGCTTTCATCGTTGTTATGGTATTCATAAAGCGTGAAACAGAACAGATGGATAAAGTCACCCGAATTTTAGCTGAGTATAAAATAAAACTGCCGGTATAA
- the tnpA gene encoding IS66 family insertion sequence element accessory protein TnpA, producing MDKTTSITTVKKEMKLQEWVAQIEAQQTSGLTIREWCAENWIKHYVIARKNFLFSFTEKGAHASTVIMTMIETAKRNGLDVYGYLLHLLTELPKYGHTPTKEQLEALMP from the coding sequence ATGGACAAAACAACATCCATCACAACAGTCAAAAAAGAAATGAAGCTTCAGGAATGGGTAGCACAGATCGAAGCGCAGCAGACAAGTGGGCTGACGATCAGGGAATGGTGCGCAGAAAACTGGATCAAGCATTATGTTATTGCAAGGAAGAATTTTCTTTTCAGCTTTACCGAGAAGGGCGCACACGCAAGTACGGTGATCATGACGATGATCGAAACGGCTAAACGAAACGGTCTTGATGTGTACGGGTATCTTCTGCATCTGCTGACAGAGCTGCCGAAGTACGGTCATACTCCGACAAAAGAACAGCTTGAAGCTCTGATGCCGTGA
- a CDS encoding IS1182 family transposase codes for MRNCQVRLNMNYEIYIEESSPVRVLSNVIDEIYQKEEYTIVSKWNGAIPEDIMMKILIYGYMNDSFSSRKIEQLCKRDIHFMWLLDGFGAPDHSTISRFRQKMGEQIERVFYAVVKYLLNMKEISGKNLFIDGTKIEANANRYTFVWKKSVSKNEQKLRVKLPEILDEINYAYGVRFPENTPVSDMIGTLSSLMIKFGIERVYGKGHHKSSYQKALEKLEGYRDKMAQYDYYNSLFDGRNSFSKTDTDATFMHMKEDHMRNGQLKPGYNIQAAVEGEYIVGIDVSSERSDVNTLIPFLSKLNDLELFVLKNIICDAGYESEENYLYIRSHNMTSYIKPVNYEQSKKRNYRTKYGRPENMEYHEMGDIFVCKAGRILWRVGTKHEKSKTGFVSEKAMYRCESCEGCPYKQNCTKAKGNKTLSISHKFKELRTESLENITTEFGKQLRMNRSIQAEGVFGVLKQDHGFRRFLCRGKNNIRTEFLLLGLAYNIKKHFAKISENRLGISLFELKTA; via the coding sequence ATGAGAAATTGTCAAGTGCGTCTTAACATGAATTATGAGATCTACATCGAAGAAAGCTCACCTGTCAGAGTATTGAGCAATGTTATAGATGAGATCTATCAAAAAGAAGAATACACGATAGTAAGCAAGTGGAATGGCGCCATACCCGAGGATATCATGATGAAGATACTCATCTACGGCTACATGAACGACTCTTTTTCAAGCCGTAAGATTGAACAGCTCTGCAAAAGGGATATCCATTTCATGTGGCTTCTCGATGGCTTTGGAGCTCCGGATCACAGCACTATCTCAAGATTTCGACAGAAAATGGGAGAACAGATTGAGCGTGTGTTTTACGCTGTTGTAAAGTATCTTTTGAATATGAAAGAGATAAGCGGTAAGAACCTGTTCATTGATGGCACCAAGATCGAAGCTAATGCAAACAGATATACATTCGTCTGGAAGAAGTCTGTATCCAAAAACGAACAGAAACTGCGAGTAAAACTGCCTGAGATACTTGATGAGATAAATTATGCTTATGGTGTGAGATTCCCCGAAAATACGCCAGTTTCGGATATGATCGGTACACTTTCTTCACTTATGATAAAATTTGGTATTGAACGAGTTTACGGAAAAGGACATCATAAATCATCATATCAGAAAGCACTTGAAAAGCTGGAAGGATATCGCGATAAAATGGCACAGTATGACTATTACAACAGCCTTTTTGACGGAAGGAACAGCTTTTCAAAGACAGATACCGATGCAACATTCATGCACATGAAGGAAGACCATATGAGAAACGGTCAGCTGAAACCCGGATACAACATACAGGCAGCAGTGGAAGGCGAGTATATTGTAGGTATAGACGTTTCAAGCGAACGGAGCGATGTAAATACGCTGATCCCGTTTCTGTCAAAGCTCAACGATCTGGAGCTGTTTGTATTGAAAAACATCATCTGTGATGCGGGTTATGAGAGCGAGGAGAACTATCTTTATATCAGATCACATAACATGACCTCATACATAAAACCCGTAAATTATGAGCAGAGCAAAAAGCGGAATTATCGTACAAAATACGGCAGACCCGAGAATATGGAATACCACGAAATGGGCGATATTTTCGTATGCAAAGCCGGCAGGATACTTTGGAGAGTCGGGACTAAACACGAAAAAAGCAAGACGGGATTCGTTTCCGAAAAAGCTATGTACAGATGTGAAAGCTGCGAAGGTTGTCCCTACAAACAGAACTGTACAAAAGCAAAAGGAAACAAGACGCTGTCTATATCGCATAAGTTCAAAGAACTGAGAACAGAAAGCCTGGAAAATATAACGACCGAATTCGGAAAACAGCTCAGAATGAACCGAAGCATACAGGCTGAAGGCGTATTCGGAGTGCTGAAACAGGATCATGGCTTCAGAAGATTCCTGTGCAGGGGCAAAAATAACATCAGAACTGAGTTCCTTTTGCTGGGACTTGCATACAACATAAAGAAGCATTTTGCTAAGATCTCAGAAAACCGACTTGGAATTTCTCTTTTTGAACTGAAAACGGCATAA
- a CDS encoding DUF3289 family protein, with product MKRKSKILTVASVAMISFAQLPVTAFAADTPTTYQIWIGSTQVTSENKNDILSDGGSVKYDPSIHLLTFDNPKEIKGETKDSSWWSAILAKESITMTGTLNMTKNSNLSDELAIWCHGTDLILDNFKVSVKGYDGGIISYGNNIKIQNGCDINVNDIYKKTNWYSYSIGTAGKIVIENSRVIVDNCYSGIAGNNSTSLTIKGNNTYVEASNIEDGEPINTKCLTLGDNVQLIKDEANGVYIVKSKNYAQTRTYPTNIKFEYNDKYHQGRFTWDRVKNADRYSIAIFYAGKWRTQTQNITTNSYITPKTLKPGTTYKVAIAARVNGKWDTANAIRHAVTITIPADSPDTDGDGFNDKIDIDPTNYDSINGLLYQSPHKIGIGYTDGEIADDLTINDYSSDQMMNIDKQFKYQIDSSEDYLCSDFSGLMDMFAISGEGREIVSDLIDKFINGTGKSINIQTNDGIVSLPCYTSPKLKEKIYKDDQVQEYVKTVKSEFCKQIELNNGDIVQAKRAMQNIIENTGKSNIAFSKDDWGYLFGGMTLSINDLWGSSVNIDSIEVNGNSYNGVLHFQLYDHFGLDQPDVEKIYVNLAGFRAWFVLQHYDAFNGKYKPFINVYDYYVPFEGEF from the coding sequence ATGAAGAGAAAATCAAAGATCTTGACTGTTGCTTCAGTGGCTATGATCAGCTTTGCACAGCTTCCTGTTACTGCCTTTGCAGCCGATACCCCAACTACATACCAGATATGGATCGGCAGCACTCAGGTAACAAGTGAGAACAAGAACGACATACTTTCAGACGGAGGTTCCGTTAAGTATGATCCTTCCATTCATCTTCTCACCTTTGACAACCCTAAGGAGATCAAAGGCGAAACTAAAGATTCATCTTGGTGGTCTGCTATACTTGCAAAGGAAAGTATAACAATGACAGGAACACTTAATATGACCAAGAACAGCAATCTATCCGATGAACTAGCTATATGGTGCCATGGTACAGATCTCATTCTTGACAACTTTAAGGTTTCAGTAAAAGGTTATGATGGTGGCATTATTTCATATGGAAATAACATTAAAATACAAAACGGTTGTGATATAAATGTTAATGACATATACAAGAAAACTAACTGGTATTCATATTCGATTGGAACTGCTGGCAAAATCGTTATAGAAAACAGCCGGGTAATAGTTGATAACTGTTACTCTGGTATCGCTGGAAATAATAGCACAAGTCTTACAATTAAAGGAAATAACACATATGTAGAAGCTTCAAATATAGAGGACGGCGAACCAATTAATACAAAATGTTTGACTCTCGGTGATAATGTTCAACTTATCAAAGATGAGGCTAATGGTGTTTACATCGTCAAATCGAAGAATTACGCTCAGACTCGAACATATCCGACTAATATCAAGTTTGAATACAACGATAAGTATCATCAGGGAAGATTTACATGGGATAGAGTAAAAAATGCTGACAGATACAGCATTGCTATTTTCTATGCAGGTAAGTGGAGAACCCAGACTCAGAACATCACTACCAACTCTTACATTACCCCCAAGACTCTTAAACCAGGCACAACATACAAGGTAGCGATCGCTGCAAGAGTAAACGGCAAATGGGATACAGCTAACGCTATCAGACATGCTGTGACGATCACCATTCCTGCTGATTCTCCGGATACGGATGGGGATGGATTTAATGATAAAATAGATATTGATCCAACAAATTACGATTCAATAAACGGATTATTATATCAATCACCACATAAAATTGGAATTGGATACACAGATGGTGAAATTGCTGATGACCTGACAATAAATGATTATAGTTCAGATCAGATGATGAATATCGATAAACAATTTAAATACCAAATTGACTCTTCTGAGGACTATTTATGTAGTGACTTTAGTGGCTTAATGGATATGTTTGCAATTTCAGGAGAAGGCCGTGAAATAGTATCTGATCTTATTGATAAATTTATCAATGGAACTGGGAAAAGTATTAATATACAGACAAATGATGGAATAGTATCATTGCCTTGCTATACTTCTCCTAAGCTTAAAGAAAAAATATACAAAGATGATCAAGTACAAGAATATGTGAAGACTGTAAAAAGTGAATTCTGCAAACAAATAGAATTAAACAACGGAGATATTGTTCAAGCTAAAAGAGCTATGCAAAACATAATTGAAAATACTGGAAAGAGTAATATTGCATTTTCAAAAGATGACTGGGGCTATTTGTTTGGTGGTATGACATTAAGTATCAATGATTTATGGGGAAGTAGTGTTAACATAGATTCAATTGAAGTAAATGGTAATTCGTATAATGGAGTATTACATTTTCAATTATATGACCACTTTGGTTTGGATCAACCTGATGTCGAAAAAATATATGTTAATCTAGCTGGCTTTAGAGCTTGGTTTGTGTTACAGCATTATGATGCATTTAATGGCAAGTATAAACCATTTATAAATGTATATGACTATTATGTGCCTTTTGAGGGTGAGTTTTAA
- a CDS encoding IS1182 family transposase, translating to MRNCQVRLNMNYEIYIEESSPVRVLSNVIDEIYQKEEYTIVSKWNGAIPEDIMMKILIYGYMNDSFSSRKIEQLCKRDIHFMWLLDGFGAPDHSTISRFRQKMGEQIDRVFYAVVKYLLNMKEISGKNLFIDGTKIEANANRYTFVWKKSVSKNEQKLRAKLPEILDEINYAYGVRFPENTPVSDMIGTLSSLMIKFGIERVYGKGHHKSVYQKALEKLEGYQQKIQQYEQYNSLFDGRNSFSKTDTDATFMHMKEDHMRNGQLKPGYNIQAAVEGEYIVGIDVSSERSDVNTLIPFLSKLNDLELFVLKNIICDAGYESEENYLYLRSHNMTSYIKPVNYEQSKKRNYRTKYGRPENMEYHEMGDIFVCKAGRILWRVGTKHEKSKTGFVSEKAMYRCESCEGCPYKQNCTKAKGNKTLSISHKFKELRTESLENITTEFGKQLRMNRSIQAEGVFGVLKQDHGFRRFLCRGKNNIRTEFLLLGLAYNIKKLFAKISENRLGISLFELKSA from the coding sequence ATGAGAAATTGTCAAGTGCGTCTTAACATGAATTATGAGATCTACATCGAAGAAAGCTCACCTGTCAGAGTATTGAGCAATGTTATAGATGAGATCTATCAAAAAGAAGAATACACGATAGTAAGCAAGTGGAATGGCGCCATACCCGAGGATATCATGATGAAGATACTCATCTACGGCTACATGAACGACTCTTTTTCAAGCCGTAAGATTGAACAGCTCTGCAAAAGGGATATCCATTTCATGTGGCTTCTCGATGGCTTTGGAGCTCCGGATCACAGCACTATCTCAAGATTTCGACAGAAAATGGGAGAACAGATCGATCGTGTGTTTTACGCTGTTGTAAAGTATCTTTTGAATATGAAAGAGATAAGCGGTAAGAACCTGTTCATTGATGGCACCAAGATCGAAGCTAATGCAAACAGATATACATTCGTCTGGAAGAAGTCTGTATCCAAAAACGAACAGAAACTGCGAGCAAAACTGCCTGAGATACTTGATGAGATAAATTATGCTTATGGTGTGAGATTCCCCGAAAATACGCCAGTTTCGGATATGATCGGTACACTTTCTTCACTTATGATAAAATTTGGTATTGAACGAGTTTACGGAAAAGGACATCATAAATCAGTATATCAGAAAGCACTTGAAAAGCTTGAGGGATATCAGCAGAAAATACAGCAGTACGAACAATATAACAGCCTTTTTGACGGAAGAAACAGCTTTTCAAAGACAGATACCGATGCAACATTCATGCACATGAAGGAAGACCATATGAGAAACGGTCAGCTGAAACCCGGATACAACATACAGGCAGCAGTGGAAGGCGAGTATATTGTAGGTATAGACGTTTCAAGCGAACGGAGCGATGTAAATACGCTGATCCCGTTTCTGTCAAAGCTCAACGATCTGGAGCTGTTTGTATTGAAAAACATCATCTGTGATGCGGGTTATGAGAGCGAGGAGAACTATCTTTATCTCAGATCACATAACATGACCTCATACATAAAACCCGTAAATTATGAGCAGAGCAAAAAGCGGAATTATCGTACAAAATACGGCAGACCCGAGAATATGGAATACCACGAAATGGGCGATATTTTCGTATGCAAAGCCGGCAGGATACTTTGGAGAGTCGGGACTAAACACGAAAAAAGCAAGACGGGATTCGTTTCCGAAAAAGCTATGTACAGATGTGAAAGCTGCGAAGGTTGTCCCTACAAACAGAACTGTACAAAAGCAAAAGGAAACAAGACGCTGTCTATATCGCATAAGTTCAAAGAACTGAGAACAGAAAGCCTGGAAAATATAACGACCGAATTCGGAAAACAGCTCAGAATGAACCGAAGCATACAGGCTGAAGGCGTATTCGGAGTACTGAAACAGGATCATGGCTTCAGAAGATTCCTGTGCAGGGGGAAAAATAACATCAGAACTGAGTTCCTTTTGCTGGGACTTGCATACAACATAAAGAAGCTTTTTGCTAAGATCTCAGAAAACCGACTTGGAATTTCTCTTTTTGAACTGAAATCAGCATAA